The Christiangramia flava JLT2011 genome has a segment encoding these proteins:
- a CDS encoding GumC family protein — MAQQNYPNRPVQEEQIDLREELEKYSKHWPWFVFGVIACVILAFIYLKVTTPSYHTIASIIIKDEESKSPSSEMAAFADLGLLGGMGTNSIENEIGILKSKRMMTNVVKALNLNVTYYDEDAIKSPELYRNTPYYVQVLNLDEKILSTYSKESANTYRIILTDNSVELINSETEEKFKGKPGQPIELPFADALVIENPEFEIPEDGIPNTIVKFSNLESVVSNYRSKLQINLTDKNSSLIELGMDDSVKAKAQDILDQLVFEYNREAIEDKNLVARNTADFIDERLQIINTELDSIETDKEEFKETNRLTDIEAESEMFIENASDFNKRQQEIETQLELANTMLEYLKSDERADLLPANLGIEDQAVNTSIQNYNELVLERNRILSGSTEKNPVVQRLNSQISQIRSNVLESFERLRSNLRVSKNELDRQGSVINSRIAAVPSKERQYRGIERQQNIKESLYLFLLQKREENSLSLAVTAPKAKIVDRAYSSVVPISPKPKIILLAALIIGLLIPFLVIYLKHLLSNKVKSREDLEKAAKEIPVVGEIPRVNKKESEMIMKNDRSILAEAFRILHTNLQYLIITKADKDRGNTIFVTSTIKGEGKTLVSFNLAATLANTGKKVLLVGADLRNPQLQRFEKDARQHAGVSDYLANDELKLNGLIRESSYENDNLEILPSGTIPPNPSELWRRKKTEEMFKDLEKMYDYVIVDTAPSLLVTDTFLINKYADLTLYVVRAGHTAKKLIQFAVDSNNDGKFHDLSFVLNDVKWSNFGYGNKYGYTYGEEKKSFIKWLQNKAAAV, encoded by the coding sequence ATTGATCTCCGGGAAGAATTAGAAAAATATTCAAAGCACTGGCCTTGGTTCGTGTTTGGAGTCATTGCTTGTGTGATTCTCGCTTTCATTTATTTAAAAGTAACTACTCCAAGTTATCACACGATTGCGAGTATTATTATCAAGGATGAAGAAAGCAAATCTCCTTCTTCGGAAATGGCTGCTTTTGCAGACCTTGGTTTATTAGGCGGAATGGGAACCAATTCCATTGAAAATGAAATTGGAATTCTGAAGTCTAAGCGAATGATGACGAACGTGGTGAAAGCTTTAAATCTGAATGTCACTTACTATGATGAAGATGCTATTAAAAGCCCTGAGTTATATCGAAATACACCTTATTATGTCCAGGTTTTAAACCTTGATGAGAAGATATTATCAACTTATTCAAAGGAATCTGCGAATACCTATAGAATTATACTAACTGATAATTCCGTAGAATTGATCAATTCCGAAACGGAAGAAAAATTCAAAGGAAAACCAGGTCAGCCAATAGAATTGCCTTTTGCGGATGCCCTTGTAATTGAAAATCCAGAATTTGAAATACCTGAAGATGGTATACCAAATACCATTGTCAAATTTTCGAACTTGGAATCGGTTGTTTCCAATTATCGTTCAAAGCTTCAGATTAATTTGACCGATAAGAATTCCAGCCTGATCGAATTAGGTATGGATGATTCGGTAAAAGCAAAAGCACAGGATATCTTGGATCAACTGGTTTTCGAATACAACCGCGAAGCCATTGAGGATAAAAATTTGGTTGCCAGAAATACGGCAGATTTTATTGACGAACGCTTGCAGATTATCAATACCGAATTGGATTCCATTGAAACTGACAAAGAGGAATTCAAAGAAACTAATCGGCTTACAGATATTGAGGCGGAATCGGAAATGTTCATCGAAAATGCCAGTGATTTTAACAAACGCCAACAGGAAATTGAAACTCAGCTGGAACTGGCAAATACCATGCTCGAGTATTTGAAAAGTGACGAGCGCGCAGATCTGCTTCCGGCAAATCTGGGAATTGAAGATCAGGCGGTGAATACAAGTATTCAGAATTATAATGAGCTGGTTCTGGAAAGAAATAGGATTCTCTCAGGTTCCACCGAGAAAAACCCGGTTGTCCAAAGATTGAACAGCCAGATTAGCCAGATAAGGTCTAACGTTTTAGAAAGTTTTGAAAGGCTGCGTTCAAATCTAAGAGTTTCAAAAAATGAATTAGACAGGCAAGGTTCTGTAATCAACTCCAGGATTGCAGCAGTTCCTTCAAAAGAAAGGCAATACCGAGGTATCGAACGTCAGCAAAATATTAAGGAATCCCTTTATTTATTTCTTCTTCAGAAGAGAGAAGAGAATTCTTTAAGTCTTGCTGTAACAGCTCCAAAAGCTAAAATCGTTGATAGGGCCTATAGCTCGGTTGTTCCGATTTCTCCGAAGCCAAAGATCATTTTGTTAGCAGCTTTAATTATTGGATTACTGATTCCGTTTTTGGTGATCTACCTAAAACATCTTTTAAGCAATAAGGTGAAAAGCAGAGAGGATCTGGAAAAAGCGGCGAAAGAAATACCCGTGGTTGGTGAAATTCCACGAGTGAATAAAAAAGAAAGTGAGATGATCATGAAGAATGACCGAAGCATTCTTGCCGAGGCATTCCGAATCTTACATACCAACCTGCAATATCTTATTATAACAAAGGCAGATAAAGACCGTGGTAACACTATTTTCGTTACTTCTACGATCAAAGGTGAGGGTAAGACGTTAGTTTCGTTTAACCTCGCCGCCACTTTGGCAAATACCGGAAAAAAAGTTCTTTTGGTGGGAGCTGACTTAAGAAATCCGCAGCTACAACGATTTGAAAAGGATGCCAGGCAACATGCGGGGGTAAGCGACTATTTAGCAAATGATGAATTGAAGCTGAACGGATTGATTCGTGAGTCTAGTTATGAAAATGATAATCTTGAGATCTTACCTTCCGGAACGATTCCGCCTAATCCATCAGAATTATGGAGAAGAAAGAAAACGGAGGAGATGTTTAAAGACCTTGAAAAGATGTATGATTACGTGATAGTCGATACTGCTCCATCTTTACTTGTTACAGATACATTTTTAATAAATAAATATGCAGATCTTACGTTATATGTGGTAAGAGCAGGGCATACTGCCAAAAAGCTTATTCAGTTTGCAGTAGATTCCAATAATGATGGAAAATTCCATGATCTTAGTTTTGTGCTAAATGATGTGAAATGGAGTAATTTCGGTTATGGAAATAAGTATGGTTATACTTATGGCGAGGAGAAAAAATCTTTTATTAAATGGCTGCAAAATAAGGCGGCAGCGGTTTAA